The following proteins are encoded in a genomic region of Anticarsia gemmatalis isolate Benzon Research Colony breed Stoneville strain chromosome 17, ilAntGemm2 primary, whole genome shotgun sequence:
- the LOC142979785 gene encoding trypsin-like: MMAFTVNIVLVALFGVATSFDLTRVPTAKENVSPTAEDTIVGGQEADIKDYPFQVSISIRFSNDIEHFVCGGSIISDSYILTAAHCVSDKPEKTIVRAGSNWHKNGTVIPVAKYVRHPDYGVDNRFDSDAAVIKTVNPIQFTDVIKPVKLPVKHRPLKDNSVVALSGWGITDIGMPGEDRLLHVKFPVVNHYVCWTTATKYITRNMWCGGDFEAGGLGPCKGDSGGGAVQGGTVVGIVSFGVPCALPGFPPVFVDVAAPSIRNFIAKETGL, from the coding sequence ATGATGGCTTTTACGGTCAATATTGTTCTTGTTGCATTATTTGGTGTAGCCACTTCATTCGACTTGACCAGGGTGCCAACAGCGAAAGAAAATGTATCTCCAACAGCGGAAGATACCATTGTAGGGGGACAAGAAGCAGATATAAAAGACTATCCGTTTCAAGTGTCAATATCAATACGTTTTTCTAATGATATAGAACATTTTGTCTGTGGAGGGTCTATTATCAGTGACTCATACATCCTAACTGCAGCACATTGCGTATCGGACAAACCCGAAAAAACCATCGTTCGTGCAGGAAGCAATTGGCATAAGAACGGCACCGTTATTCCTGTGGCTAAATATGTACGACACCCTGATTACGGAGTAGACAATAGGTTTGATTCGGACGCGGCTGTTATAAAAACTGTGAATCCGATACAGTTTACTGATGTCATTAAGCCTGTTAAACTACCCGTGAAACATAGACCTCTGAAAGACAATTCTGTTGTGGCGCTCAGTGGCTGGGGAATAACAGATATAGGAATGCCAGGTGAGGATCGTTTATTGCATGTTAAGTTTCCTGTGGTGAACCATTACGTGTGTTGGACGACcgcaacaaaatatattacgaGGAATATGTGGTGTGGGGGTGATTTTGAGGCAGGCGGTCTAGGACCATGTAAGGGAGACTCTGGTGGTGGAGCTGTTCAAGGCGGTACAGTAGTTGGAATAGTATCTTTCGGCGTGCCTTGTGCTCTGCCAGGATTTCCTCCGGTATTCGTCGATGTAGCTGCCCCTTCTATTagaaattttattgcaaaagaaACGGGATTGTAG
- the LOC142979812 gene encoding putative peptidoglycan muropeptide transporter SLC46 isoform X1, producing the protein MITSSVNDLTRSNVHLTGVSSESTWKEKSKKIIKNIKYFFREMTVEPCLFTYMMCTAISSLAVQNMHLEKACRVNLEYGDEICDRVASRNTTGLDEEVKQIQSLVAQVVAWKFPLQTAIPAVMVLFIGAWSDKYKKRKICIIFPFIGEIISNIGLLFATYFFNELSLTATALIEALPAAFTGSYIIVFMGMYSFMADRTSIENRTFRLGLVTICVTAGTPTGTALSGILLRLLGYYGVFSLLLGLYTLSFIYGVLNLEDVASCDETKIGIEKNKDRRGKVLKDVFELVGNTVLVALRPRASGGRVQIFCVLLLYLLMVGPLYGDSQVAYLYVIRKFSFTEVEYSIYGTINIVLGIFGTVFCISVLSKRFNVEDSVIGALAGASRIGSCFVFAFAPTRPWYYSAPVVNIFSHTGLTAVRSIATKSVPTEEVAKLSALMGVTEAIAPSIYMPSTSYIYMLTIDSFPGAFYMFDAALTVVALGLFALIYALVRRRWKTVKDPSKKEEYARSNDVSRF; encoded by the exons ATGATTACGAGCAGTGTCAACGATCTGACCAGATCCAACGTACATCTTACAGGTGTCTCTAGTGAATCAACATGGAAAGAAAaatcgaaaaaaataataaaaaatataaaatattttttccgcgAGATGACGGTTGAGCCCTGTTTGTTTACTTACATGATGTGCACTGCTATCTCATCGTTGGCTGTCCAGAATATGCATTTAGAGAAAGCCTGCAGAGTGAATCTGGAATACGGGGACGAAATTTGTGACCGTGTGGCAAGCAGAAATACAACAGGGCTGGATGAGGAGGTGAAACAAATTCAATCACTGGTCGCTCAAGTGGTCGCCTGGAAGTTTCCCCTTCAGACTGCAATACCAGCAGTGATGGTGCTCTTCATAGGCGCTTGGAGCGACAagtacaaaaaaagaaaaatatgtataatcttCCCATTTATCGGAGAGATCATTAGTAATATTGGATTGTTATTCGCGACTTATTTCTTCAATGAATTATCTTTAACAGCTACGGCCCTGATCGAAGCCTTGCCTGCGGCATTCACTGGAAGCTACATCATCGTATTTATGGGAATGTACAGTTTCATGGCCGACAGGACATCGATAGAAAATAGAACATTCCGCTTGGGACTAGTGACAATATGTGTAACTGCGGGAACGCCGACCGGGACTGCTTTGAGTGGTATTTTGTTACGTCTCTTAGGTTATTATGGAGTATTTTCTTTGTTGCTGGGATTGTATACGTTATCGTTTATATATGGTGTGTTGAATCTTGAAGATGTAGCGTCTTGTGATGAGACGAAGATTGGTATAGAGAAGAATAAAGACAGACGCGGGAAGGTGTTGAAGGATGTTTTTGAACTTGTCGGCAATACTGTGTTGGTGGCTCTGAGACCTCGTGCTAGCGGAGGAAGGGTGCAAATATTCTGTGTCTTactattatacctacttatggTCGGACCTCTTTACG gagACTCACAAGTGGCATATTTGTACGTGATCCGCAAATTTAGCTTCACTGAGGTTGAGTACAGTATCTATGGTACCATCAACATCGTCCTAGGTATCTTCG GTACGGTCTTCTGCATATCAGTGCTCAGCAAAAGATTTAACGTAGAAGACAGCGTTATCGGTGCTCTCGCAGGTGCGAGCAGGATAGGCAGCTGTTTCGTATTTGCGTTTGCGCCGACGAGACCTTGGTATTATTCAGCACCGGTAGTGAACATATTCAGCCACACAGGGCTGACTGCTGTCAGGTCGATAGCGACTAAAAGCGTCCCAACGGAAGAAGTGG CTAAGCTGAGTGCTCTCATGGGGGTGACAGAAGCGATAGCTCCATCGATATATATGCCTTCCACgagttatatttatatgttgACTATCGACAGTTTTCCTGGCGCCTTTTATATGTTCGACGCGGCACTGACAGTCGTCGCTCTGGGATTATTCGC GTTAATTTACGCGCTGGTGCGACGAAGATGGAAGACGGTCAAGGATCCGAGTAAAAAAGAAGAATACGCCAGGTCCAACGATGTGTCGCGGTTTTAA
- the LOC142979812 gene encoding putative peptidoglycan muropeptide transporter SLC46 isoform X2: protein MITSSVNDLTRSNVHLTGVSSESTWKEKSKKIIKNIKYFFREMTVEPCLFTYMMCTAISSLAVQNMHLEKACRVNLEYGDEICDRVASRNTTGLDEEVKQIQSLVAQVVAWKFPLQTAIPAVMVLFIGAWSDKYKKRKICIIFPFIGEIISNIGLLFATYFFNELSLTATALIEALPAAFTGSYIIVFMGMYSFMADRTSIENRTFRLGLVTICVTAGTPTGTALSGILLRLLGYYGVFSLLLGLYTLSFIYGVLNLEDVASCDETKIGIEKNKDRRGKVLKDVFELVGNTVLVALRPRASGGRVQIFCVLLLYLLMVGPLYGDSQVAYLYVIRKFSFTEVEYSIYGTINIVLGIFGTVFCISVLSKRFNVEDSVIGALAGASRIGSCFVFAFAPTRPWYYSAPVVNIFSHTGLTAVRSIATKSVPTEEVAKLSALMGVTEAIAPSIYMPSTSYIYMLTIDSFPGAFYMFDAALTVVALGLFAFVSTG from the exons ATGATTACGAGCAGTGTCAACGATCTGACCAGATCCAACGTACATCTTACAGGTGTCTCTAGTGAATCAACATGGAAAGAAAaatcgaaaaaaataataaaaaatataaaatattttttccgcgAGATGACGGTTGAGCCCTGTTTGTTTACTTACATGATGTGCACTGCTATCTCATCGTTGGCTGTCCAGAATATGCATTTAGAGAAAGCCTGCAGAGTGAATCTGGAATACGGGGACGAAATTTGTGACCGTGTGGCAAGCAGAAATACAACAGGGCTGGATGAGGAGGTGAAACAAATTCAATCACTGGTCGCTCAAGTGGTCGCCTGGAAGTTTCCCCTTCAGACTGCAATACCAGCAGTGATGGTGCTCTTCATAGGCGCTTGGAGCGACAagtacaaaaaaagaaaaatatgtataatcttCCCATTTATCGGAGAGATCATTAGTAATATTGGATTGTTATTCGCGACTTATTTCTTCAATGAATTATCTTTAACAGCTACGGCCCTGATCGAAGCCTTGCCTGCGGCATTCACTGGAAGCTACATCATCGTATTTATGGGAATGTACAGTTTCATGGCCGACAGGACATCGATAGAAAATAGAACATTCCGCTTGGGACTAGTGACAATATGTGTAACTGCGGGAACGCCGACCGGGACTGCTTTGAGTGGTATTTTGTTACGTCTCTTAGGTTATTATGGAGTATTTTCTTTGTTGCTGGGATTGTATACGTTATCGTTTATATATGGTGTGTTGAATCTTGAAGATGTAGCGTCTTGTGATGAGACGAAGATTGGTATAGAGAAGAATAAAGACAGACGCGGGAAGGTGTTGAAGGATGTTTTTGAACTTGTCGGCAATACTGTGTTGGTGGCTCTGAGACCTCGTGCTAGCGGAGGAAGGGTGCAAATATTCTGTGTCTTactattatacctacttatggTCGGACCTCTTTACG gagACTCACAAGTGGCATATTTGTACGTGATCCGCAAATTTAGCTTCACTGAGGTTGAGTACAGTATCTATGGTACCATCAACATCGTCCTAGGTATCTTCG GTACGGTCTTCTGCATATCAGTGCTCAGCAAAAGATTTAACGTAGAAGACAGCGTTATCGGTGCTCTCGCAGGTGCGAGCAGGATAGGCAGCTGTTTCGTATTTGCGTTTGCGCCGACGAGACCTTGGTATTATTCAGCACCGGTAGTGAACATATTCAGCCACACAGGGCTGACTGCTGTCAGGTCGATAGCGACTAAAAGCGTCCCAACGGAAGAAGTGG CTAAGCTGAGTGCTCTCATGGGGGTGACAGAAGCGATAGCTCCATCGATATATATGCCTTCCACgagttatatttatatgttgACTATCGACAGTTTTCCTGGCGCCTTTTATATGTTCGACGCGGCACTGACAGTCGTCGCTCTGGGATTATTCGC ttttgtCTCTACAGGTTAA